In Xiphophorus hellerii strain 12219 chromosome 4, Xiphophorus_hellerii-4.1, whole genome shotgun sequence, a single genomic region encodes these proteins:
- the rpl13 gene encoding large ribosomal subunit protein eL13: MAPSRNGMILNPHFHKDWQKRVRTWFNQPARKVRRRKARQAKARRIAPRPVAGPLRPQVRCPTIRYHTKVRAGRGFTLEELKAAGIHKKTARTIGIAVDPRRRNRSTESLQANVQRLKEYRSKLILFPRKASAPKKGDSSEEELKMATQLSGPVMPIKTVYKKEKAHVISEDEKNFKAFASLRMARANARLFGIRAKRAKEAAEQDVEKKK; this comes from the exons ATGGCCCCCAGCCGGAATGGAATGATCTTGAACCCCCATTTTCACAAAGACTGGCAGAAAAGAGTGCGTACCTGGTTCAACCAACCTGCCAGGAAGGTCCGCAG GCGAAAGGCTCGTCAGGCCAAAGCCCGCCGCATTGCTCCTCGTCCTGTTGCTGGACCACTGAGACCACAGGTTAGATGCCCAACTATTAGGTACCACACCAAGGTTCGTGCCGGACGTGGGTTCACCCTGGAGGAACTCAAG gCTGCTGGAATCCACAAAAAGACAGCCCGCACCATCGGCATCGCTGTTGACCCCCGGCGCCGCAACAGATCCACAGAATCTCTCCAGGCCAACGTGCAGCGCCTGAAGGAGTACCGCTCCAAACTCATCCTGTTCCCCAGAAAGGCATCTGCACCTAAGAAGGGAGACAGCTCT GAGGAGGAACTGAAGATGGCCACTCAGCTCTCTGGCCCAGTTATGCCCATCAAAACT GTCTACAAGAAGGAGAAGGCCCACGTTATCTCTGAGGATGAGAAGAACTTCAAGGCCTTTGCCAGCCTGCGTATGGCCAGAGCCAACGCTCGTCTCTTCGGCATTCGCGCCAAGAGGGCCAAAGAGGCAGCTGAGCAGGACGTGgagaagaaaaagtga
- the gcshb gene encoding glycine cleavage system protein H (aminomethyl carrier), b produces the protein MAMRAALRCLSVNFSPRLPQLSSAAQVSATRLLCRSGSPRTLSTTSGQCTALKFTEKHEWVLVESGIGTVGISNYAQEALGDVVYCGLPEVGQKLEQLDECGALESVKAASELYSPLTGEVTAINTELAENPGLVNKSCYADGWLIKMTIERPEELDKLMDQPAYDKFIKSLEE, from the exons ATGGCGATGAGAGCAGCGCTGCGGTGCCTCTCGGTAAACTTTTCTCCCAGGCTGCCGCAACTCTCGTCCGCAGCACAAGTTTCAGCGACTCGGCTGCTGTGCAGGAGCGGCTCCCCGCGGACTCTGAGCACGACCTCGGGCCAGTGCACag CCCTCAAGTTCACTGAGAAGCATGAGTGGGTGCTGGTGGAGAGTGGAATCGGCACTGTGGGAATCAGTAACTATGCTCAG GAAGCTTTAGGTGATGTGGTTTACTGTGGACTGCCTGAGGTTGGCCAAAAACTTGAACAGCTGG ATGAGTGTGGTGCCTTGGAAAGTGTAAAGGCTGCCAGTGAGCTGTACTCACCATTGACGGGGGAAGTGACAGCAATCAACACGGAGCTGGCCGAAAATCCAGGACTCGTGAATAAATCCTGCTACGCAGATG gatgGCTAATCAAGATGACCATTGAAAGGCCTGAAGAACTTGATAAGCTCATGGACCAACCTGCTTATGATAAATTTATTAAGTCGCTGGAAGAATAA